The nucleotide sequence TCCGGATCCAGGCTGTCCGGGTCACTGGCCTACGACCGCCTGCGCGTTCTTCTGCAGCCGCGCGAGGATGTCCTTCGGGTCGGCCTTGGGCAGTCCCTGAAGGGCGGTGTCGAAGTCGATGAGCACCTGGTCGATCTTCGGGACGTTCACCGGGGCCTGGGCGTACGCGGCGCCGTCGATGTATGCCTTGTCCTGCGGGAACTGCGCGACGTAGTCGGCCTGGACGGACTGCCGGGACGGCATCACGCCGAGCGTCTCGGCGAAGGTCATCTGGCTGTCCTTCGCGGTCATCGCCTTGACGAAGTCGAGGGCCGCGGCCTTGTTCTTGCTCTTCGCTGCGATGCCCCAGCACTGGGTGAAGGCGAGCGTGCCCTCGCCCGCGGGTCCGGCCGGCAGCGGGACCGCCTTGTACTTGACGTCCGGGTAGTCGTTCTTCATGGCGCCGGCGATCCAGTTGCCCTCGATCGTCATGGCGGCCTTCTGCTTGCCGAAGGCCTCGCCCGACCAGCCGGAGTCGAGCTGCTTGGGATACTTGGCCGAGCCGTCGGCGAGCAGCGACTGGACGAACTTCAGGGCCTCAAGGTTCTCCGGAGAGTCCGCGGTGACCTTGGTGGCGTCCTTGTTCGTCACCCAGCCGCCGGCCTGGACCATGAAGGCACCGATCCGGTCGCGTGTGTCGCCGAGCGCGAGGCCGACCTGCTTGCCCGTGGTCAGCTTCTTCGCCACGGCCGCCAGTTCCTCCCAGGTGGTGGGGATGTCGGCGTCCGTCAGGCCGGCCTTCTTCCACGCCTTGGTGTTGATCTGCAGGGCGAGCGTCGAGAAGTCCTTGGGGGCGCAGTAGAGCTTGCCGTCGTAGGTGAACGCCTGGCGCAGAGCGGGGTAGAAGTCGTCCTTCCCCTCGAAGCTGTCGCCGTACGGTTCGAGACTGCCCGCGCTGGCGTACGTCGCGAAGAACTTGGCGTCGACGTAGAAGACGTCCGGCGGGTTGTTCGAGGCGAAGCCCTGGCCGAGCTGCTGGGTGATGTCCTGCGCCTGGGTGACGGTCGCCTTGTTGCCGGACTTCGTCGCCCACCCCTGGGCGGCGCCGGTGACGGCCTTCGTCTCCGCGTCGCCGCTGGAGGCGATGAGGACCTTGATCGACGCGGGGCCGGACGACTCCTGGCCGTCCCCTTCACCGCTGTCGTCGAACCCGCTGCCACCACAGGCCGACAGGCTGAGCGACAGCAGCGCGACGGCACCAACAGCCCAGCGGGTACGCGGATTTCTCATGATAAATCTCCTTGTGCGGGACCGGCCTGACGAGCCGGTGGTAGAGGGTGCCGCGTCCCGTCGCCGCACTGTGGCCATGAGCGGGATCGCGGGTGTTCGCCGGACGGGCTCAAGGAGCCGCTCGGTGGGGTGAAAAGGGTGCGGGTGTGGTGAGACGGCTCAGCCGCTCGCCCGGACGACGAGCCGGGGCGGCAGCAGGATCGGGGTGGGCGGGGCGACCGGCGGTTTCGGAGTCGCCAGCAGTTCCTGGAGCATCCGCAGGCAGGCGGCCGCGGCCTCCTCGTACGGTTGCGCCAAGCTGCTCAGTCCGACGACTGCCGCGGTCGGGGAGTCGTCGAAGCCGACGACCGCGACATCGGCACCGGGACGCAGTCCACGCGCTGTGATCTCGGTCCAGGCTCCCAGGGCCAGCGAGTCGCTCGCGCAGACGATCGCGGTCGGCGCAGTGGGCAGGTCGAGCATCGCCGCGGCGGCCTCACGGCCGGTCTCGAGCCCGTCGGGGACGCCCACGTCGTAGCCGGCGGGGGTGCCGATTCCGGATACGGCCAGGAGCGTGGACCAGCCGCTGCGCCGGTCGTCGCCGACCTCTGATCCTTGCGGTCCTTCCGGCCAGCCGAGGAAGGCGATGCGCCGGTGGCCGCTCTCGATGAGGTGCCGGGTCGCGGCAAGGGTTCCTTGCGCGCCGTCGACATCGACCCAGCCGTGCGGCTCGGGGGCCTCGGGTTCGGCTCCCCAGGGACGGCCGAAGGTCACGAACGGCACCCGGCGCTCGGAGAGCCAAGCTGTCCGGCGGTCGCCGGCGTGGGTGGCGTGCAGGACGAAGGCGTCGAGGTCGTGGTCGTCGAGAAGCTGCTCGTACAGGGAGCACTCGTGGTCGTCGTCGGTGGCCGTGAACACCACGATCCGGTAGCCGGCCTTTTGGGTACGGGCGGTCAGCGACTGGAGGAAGTGAGCGAGGACGGCACCGTTGACACCGTCTCGCGGCGGCTCGATACGCGCGCCGATCAGACGTGAACGCCGGGTCCGCAGCGTCCGGGAAGCCTGGTTCGGGCGGTAGTTGAGCTCCTCGATGGCGGCCTGCACGCGGGCCAGCGTCTCCGGCCGCACCCGATGAGGCGCGTTGATGACGTTGGAGACCGTCTGCATCGACACGGAGGCATGCCGCGCCACGCTTTCGAGTGTTACTCGCGCCATCGCGAAGCCACCTCCACAAAGTTCACAGCACCGCAGCGTATCGCTGTGGCGGTGCCGCATCGTCACGCCATCGCGCTTGGATTTGAACGTTAAATTTAGCGTTCTGATCGGTTACTGTGGCGATCCGCGCCCGGACTGTCAAGAGTCGGCGCGGTCACGAATCGCCTCACGACCCCGCCCCCACAAACCGCCCACGAGACACGAGGGCACCGGACGGAGCTTCCATGACTTCACCCCAGCGGCAGCCGCTCCTGCACGACCTCGCGGTCACCCTCGCGGCCCCGACCGTCGTGCTGTCCGCGCCGGACGGCAACCTCGACGCCGCCGCCCCCGGGGCAGGCGTACAGGGGCTCTTCCACGCCGACATGCGGGCGCTGAGTCTGCTGCGGGTGACGCTGCGCCCTGTCTGCGCCCCATCCGGCGAGCACATAGGGAAGGCGCCTTCGGCAGTCGGCGGCGCGGGCGGGGGTGAGAGCGACGGCGAGGGCTGGCTGCCCGTCGTCGCGGTCATGACCGCGGCGGACGGTCCCGGCCGCAGCCGTTTCGTCGGCCTGGCCCGGGCGCTCGGTGACGCCGTTTCCGACCCGACCGTCCGGGTCGACCGGCGGCGCATCCTGAACCCCCGCCTGCTCACCGAACAGCTGACCGTCCGCTCCAGCGCGACGACGCCGGTGCATCTCAGCGTCCGGGTCGAGGTCGCCGGAGACCTCGTGACACTGGAGCACACCAAGGCGGGCCTGCCGCCCCGGTCTCCCGCCGAGCCGACGGGCGAACTGCTCTCCGGCGCAGGCGTGTTGCGCTGGGGCAACCAGGCAGTGGACGTCGCCGTCAGCGCCCCCGGCGCGACGCCCGACGCCGAGCGTTCCACCCTGACCTGGACCCTCACGGTCGAGCCCGGCGAGAGCGTCGACCTGCACCTGGCCGCCGAGGTCTGCGACACGGCCGCAGTCGTCACCGCCGCCGACCCCCGCCCCACCTGGCAGCGCCCGGGCCTCACCGCCGACGACCGCCGCCTGCCCGCCCTCGTCGCGCAGAGCCTGGACGACCTCCACTCGCTGCGCATGGCCACCGCCGAATCACCCGGCGACACCTTCCTCGCCGCGGGTCTCCCCTGGTTCTTCACGCTCTTCGGCCGGGACAGCCTGTGGGCCGCACGGATGCTCCTGCCGCTGGGCACCGACCTCGCGCTGGGCACCCTGCGCACCCTGGCCGCCCAGCAGGGCACCCGCACCGATCCAGCGACGGAGGAAGAGCCGGGCAAGATCCTCCACGAGGTACGGCGCGGGGTCTTCGACGACGGCACGGGCCTTGTCCTGCCGCCGGTCTACTACGGCACGGTCGACGCGACGCCCCTGTGGATCTGCCTGCTCCACGACGCATGGCGCTGGGGCCTGCCCACCGCCGCCATCGAACCGCTACTGCCCGCACTCGTGGCGGCACTCGGCTGGATCGACGCCGCCGCCCGGGCCGGAGACGGGTTCCTCTCGTACATCGACCACAGCGGCACCGGACTTGCCAACCAGGGCTGGAAGGACTCCGGCGACGCCGCCCGGTACGCCGACGGCCGCCTCGCCGAAGCCCCGCTGGCTCTCGCCGAAGTACAGGGCTACGCCTACGAGGCAGCCCTCGCCGGAGCGGCACTCCTCGACGCCTTCCACCTGCCCGACGGTGAACACTGGCGCACCTTCGCATCCGACCTCGCCGACCGCTTCCGAGCACGCTTCTGGGTCTCCGACCAGCGAGGCCCCTACCCCGCCATGGCACTCGACGGCTCGGGCCGCCCCGTCGACTCCGTCACCAGCAACATGGGCCACCTCCTGGCCACCGGCATCCTCAACGCAGACGAGACCGCCACCGTCGCCGCACGACTAGCCGCCCCCGACATGTCCGACGCCTACGGACTACGCACGATGTCGTCGAAGTCCGGCGGCTACGGCCCGCTGCGCTACCACTGCGGCACCGTCTGGCCGCACGACACCGCCATCGCCGTCACCGGCCTCGCCCGCACCGGACACCCTGAAGCCGCCGCCCGGCTCATCGAAGGCATCCTCGAAGCGGCCCCGGCCTTCGAGTACCGGCTGCCGGAACTGTGGGGCGGCGACGCACGCACGGACACCCCCGCACCGGTCCCCTACCCGGCCGCCTGCCGCCCACAAGCCTGGTCGGCGGCAGCAGCCATCGCCCTCATGACCGCGATGACCGGCCTCGATCCCGACGTCCCCGCCGGCCGCCTCCACCTCCGGCCGACAGGCCCACTCCCCGTCGGCGCGCTCCGCATCGCCGGGCTCACCGTCGCGGGAGAACGACTCGACATCACCATCGCCTCCGACGGCCGAATCGAATCGGTAACAGCCCCTGCGGGACTGACCGTCGAGGAACACTCGGCGCCGCACTCCTGAGGTTCACCCGGCCGACCGGTGCGACGACCGGTCGGCCGAAGTCGGCGGCGACCCGGCGGCGGCCCCGCCGCCACATGCGTGGCCCAGTGGCGCAGCCCGAGCACCGAGGACGAAGGGCGGTCGCCGCTACCAAGCCGCCGCCTGGATCACTCGTACGGCGATGTCCTGGACCGACAGGCCGTCGGTCGGGATACGGACGGCGCCGGCCGGAGCCTTCTCGTCCAGTTGCTGTGCCGCCCGCAGGCTCCGCTCGATGTGCGCGGTGAGCTGCGACCCGATTTCGCGTTGGGCGAGCCGTTCCCGCACGGTCGCTTCCTCGGCCGTGAGCAGAACGCAGGTGGCTCTGGTCTCGCCTCCGCCCATGGCCCGGCTGATCATCGGCTCTTCAAGGATGCTCACCGTGTTCGTGTAGATGAGGCGACGCTGGCCGAGAGCGGTGTAATTCGACCGGACTGCCGCGATGTTCCGTTCCGTGATGGCGGCGCGATGAGGATCGTCGTCCGGGGCTGGATGGATCCAGTCCATGAAGTCGCCCTCGATCAGGCAGTGCGCCGTTCCTCTCCCTTGCAGAACCGCGGACCCCTCCCATCCGACGGTCGACTTGCCAACGCCGCACCACCACCGATGAGCAACGATTCGTAAGCGGTCACGGCCCGGCAGCCTGGCAGAACCCGGACTGCCTCGTCGACGGGAATTCGCTGGGCGTGGCTGGTCACGTGTGGTGTCGTAAGGGGCGAGACAGACGTCTTGAAGGTTGAGGGGGCGGTGAATTGCCGGGCGACGAATGTGTCTTCTGCTCGATCGCACGAGGCCAGGCCGAGGCGAGCATCGCCTTCGAGGACGAATGGGTCATCGCGTTCATGGACCTCCAACCCGTGACCCCGGGCCATCTGCTCGTCATCCCGAAGTCACATGCGGAGGGACTGGAGGATCTGCCGGAGGACATCGGTGTGCGGGTCTGGACGGTGGCGCATCGCCTCGGACGCGCACTACGGCTGTCCGGTCTGCGGTGCGAGGGAGTCAACCTCTTCCTGGCCGACGGCGAGGCGGCCTTCCAGGAGGTCTTCCACGTCCATCTTCATGTCTTTCCCCGCTTCAAAGGGGATCCGTTCCGCATTGAGGCGGACTGGCGCGTGCGCGAGCGCAGTCTGCTGGACGAGACAGCGGTGGCGGTGCGCCGGGGAATCGCTGCTCTGGATTTCCTTCCGCGCTGAGGCGAAGCGCCGCGGTTATGGACAGGGTTTGCTCAAGTCCGTCGTCCATGCGCGGCAGCAGGTTACCGGGGGCTGACTCGCCC is from Streptomyces sp. NBC_01314 and encodes:
- a CDS encoding extracellular solute-binding protein translates to MRNPRTRWAVGAVALLSLSLSACGGSGFDDSGEGDGQESSGPASIKVLIASSGDAETKAVTGAAQGWATKSGNKATVTQAQDITQQLGQGFASNNPPDVFYVDAKFFATYASAGSLEPYGDSFEGKDDFYPALRQAFTYDGKLYCAPKDFSTLALQINTKAWKKAGLTDADIPTTWEELAAVAKKLTTGKQVGLALGDTRDRIGAFMVQAGGWVTNKDATKVTADSPENLEALKFVQSLLADGSAKYPKQLDSGWSGEAFGKQKAAMTIEGNWIAGAMKNDYPDVKYKAVPLPAGPAGEGTLAFTQCWGIAAKSKNKAAALDFVKAMTAKDSQMTFAETLGVMPSRQSVQADYVAQFPQDKAYIDGAAYAQAPVNVPKIDQVLIDFDTALQGLPKADPKDILARLQKNAQAVVGQ
- a CDS encoding LacI family DNA-binding transcriptional regulator — protein: MARVTLESVARHASVSMQTVSNVINAPHRVRPETLARVQAAIEELNYRPNQASRTLRTRRSRLIGARIEPPRDGVNGAVLAHFLQSLTARTQKAGYRIVVFTATDDDHECSLYEQLLDDHDLDAFVLHATHAGDRRTAWLSERRVPFVTFGRPWGAEPEAPEPHGWVDVDGAQGTLAATRHLIESGHRRIAFLGWPEGPQGSEVGDDRRSGWSTLLAVSGIGTPAGYDVGVPDGLETGREAAAAMLDLPTAPTAIVCASDSLALGAWTEITARGLRPGADVAVVGFDDSPTAAVVGLSSLAQPYEEAAAACLRMLQELLATPKPPVAPPTPILLPPRLVVRASG
- a CDS encoding glycogen debranching N-terminal domain-containing protein; protein product: MTSPQRQPLLHDLAVTLAAPTVVLSAPDGNLDAAAPGAGVQGLFHADMRALSLLRVTLRPVCAPSGEHIGKAPSAVGGAGGGESDGEGWLPVVAVMTAADGPGRSRFVGLARALGDAVSDPTVRVDRRRILNPRLLTEQLTVRSSATTPVHLSVRVEVAGDLVTLEHTKAGLPPRSPAEPTGELLSGAGVLRWGNQAVDVAVSAPGATPDAERSTLTWTLTVEPGESVDLHLAAEVCDTAAVVTAADPRPTWQRPGLTADDRRLPALVAQSLDDLHSLRMATAESPGDTFLAAGLPWFFTLFGRDSLWAARMLLPLGTDLALGTLRTLAAQQGTRTDPATEEEPGKILHEVRRGVFDDGTGLVLPPVYYGTVDATPLWICLLHDAWRWGLPTAAIEPLLPALVAALGWIDAAARAGDGFLSYIDHSGTGLANQGWKDSGDAARYADGRLAEAPLALAEVQGYAYEAALAGAALLDAFHLPDGEHWRTFASDLADRFRARFWVSDQRGPYPAMALDGSGRPVDSVTSNMGHLLATGILNADETATVAARLAAPDMSDAYGLRTMSSKSGGYGPLRYHCGTVWPHDTAIAVTGLARTGHPEAAARLIEGILEAAPAFEYRLPELWGGDARTDTPAPVPYPAACRPQAWSAAAAIALMTAMTGLDPDVPAGRLHLRPTGPLPVGALRIAGLTVAGERLDITIASDGRIESVTAPAGLTVEEHSAPHS
- a CDS encoding HIT family protein, giving the protein MPGDECVFCSIARGQAEASIAFEDEWVIAFMDLQPVTPGHLLVIPKSHAEGLEDLPEDIGVRVWTVAHRLGRALRLSGLRCEGVNLFLADGEAAFQEVFHVHLHVFPRFKGDPFRIEADWRVRERSLLDETAVAVRRGIAALDFLPR